The genome window AACTTGTAGGTATCCCAAAAACACACAAAGCACAATCACCAATTATCTTTATCAATTTACCTTTGTATCTTAAAGTATTTTCCTCAATTATGCTAAAAATTTTAAAAAGAATATCTCTAACTTCCTCAGGATCTAACTTTTCACATAAACTTGTAAATTCTGATAAATCTGTAAAAACTACTGTTGCAATCTTCTTCTCTTCCATCATAAAAATTATAAAACATTTTTTTTCTATAAAAAATTTTTTCTAAAAAATTTTCTCCTAAAATTATTGAAAAATTTAAATTTTTTTCAAATTTAAAATCCCCTTAATATTAAAAGTAGCATTATAGTTGAGCCTATAGCGATATAAAAAAGATAATCCTGAATAACGCCTGTTTGTATTACTCTAAGTGATTTTCCAATTCTACCTGTTGTATAAATAACCCAGTTTACGATACCATCAACAATATGTCTATCCCACCAACTGGCAAAAACAGAAAGGAAAATCAAAATTCTCCTATATATCCATTCAAACGCATCATCAACATAATATCTTCTTTTAAGAGTTATATAAATAAAGGAGAATTTTGTTTTTAAGTTAGAGGCAAATTCTAAAGCTCTTGAATAAACATAATAGGAAGATAGAATTCCAGTTAAGGCTAAAAGGAGAGATAGAATCTTTACACTTTCTGTTTCTTTTAAAACTTTTTCTCCTTCTAAATAAGAAAGCAAATGAGAAATTTTTTCTGCATAAAACCCTGCAAAGATTGAGAAAAGGGAGAGTAATACAAGGGAAAATTTCATTGAAAGGTCAGGATCATGGGCATGTTCTGCTTCCTTTGTTCTTGGTTTATTCAGAAATGCAACTGTATATGCTCTACCCATATAAAAAGCAGTTAAGAATATAGTAAGAGCTAAAAACAGAAAAGGAATTTTATTGGGATAGGAATAAACTGTTAAAATTATTTCCTCCTTGGAATAAAATCCTGAGAAAGGAGGAATTCCCGCTAATGCAAGTGCTCCTATAAGAAAAGAAATAGATGTGATAGGTGTTTTCTTAAATAACCCTCCCATATCCCATATTGAATTAGAGTGAACTGCGTGAATTGCTGCACCTGCCCCGAGGAATAATAAGGCTTTGAAAAAGGCATGGGTAAAGAGATGAAAGAATCCAGCATTTAAAGAACCTGCTCCAAGACCTGCCATCATGTATCCAAGTTGTGATATGGTTGAATAGGCAAGAATTCTTTTTATATCTTCCTGAACAAGTGCCATTGTTGCTGAGAAAAAGGCAGTAAATGAACCTAAAATTGTTATTACCCACATTACATCAGGAAACTCAACATAAACAGGGAAAAGTCTTGAGACCATATAAACACCTGCGGCAACCATTGTTGCTGCATGGATAAGTGCTGAGACAGGTGTGGGACCTTCCATTGCATCAGGAAGCCATATATGTAGTGGAAATTGTGCAGATTTACCTATTGCACCGCAGAAAAGTAGGAGAAGAATTAAGGAAGAAAGTGAACCCTGAGCTTTTAAAATTGATGGACTACTAATCAAATTATAAATATCAAGATTGCCAAAATTAAAATATAATGTTAAAATACCGATCATAAATCCAACATCACCAAGTTTTGTAATCCAGAAGGCCTTAAGAGCAGCTCTTGCTGCTTCTGGTTTATAATAATAAAAACCAATTAATAGATAGGAACAGACACCTACAAGCTCCCAGAAGACAAACATCTGCAATATGTTTTTAGAAAGGGTGAGTCCTATCATAGAAAAGGCAAATAGGGAGTGATAGGCATAGTATCTACCAAGAGATGGGGACGACTCTTCATGCATGTAACCTATGGAATATACCTGAACAGCAAAGGCAACAAGCGCTACAACAAATAACATTATTGCTGATAGTTTATCAAGAAAAAGACCAAATAATATTGATTCAGAACCTGGTATTCCAGCTTTTGTTCCATAAGGAAGCCAAAGGAGATTTTTAAGAATAGGGTTTTCAATTTTTTCTATATTAATTAAAATAAGAGTGCTTAATATTAGTGATAAGAAAATTGCTGAAATTGAAAGGAAAGCTGATAATTTTCCATAATTCCTTATAAAAATTCCTATAATTAAAAAAGAGAAAAAGGGTGCCCACCATGAAATTAAGGCTAAAAGAGAAAGGTCCATACCTTTTCCCTCCTTTTTAACCCTTTAAAATTTCAACTTCGTCTGCATTTGATGTTTTTCTTAATCTAAAAAGAAGTATTACAATAGCAAATCCAAGGACAACCTCAATGGCAGTAATTCCTATCCCGAAAACTATTGTCATCACACCTGCAGGATTTCCCCATGCAAGAGAAAAGATTCCAAAATTTAAATTCGCACTGTTAAAAATTAATTCCAGGGCTATTAAAATTCCAAGAGCATTTCTCCTTGATAAAACTCCATAAAGTCCAAGAGAAAATAAAAATATTGAAAGGTAAAAAAGAGATTTTAACTCCATTTAATCCCTCCTTGCAATAAGAATAGCACCTATAAAACCAGCCAAAAGTAAAATTGATAAAATTTCAAAAGGTAAAACATATTTACTCTGAAAGATTAAATATGGGAGAAAATTTACATCCTTTTCAAGACCATAAGGAGAAAAATAAAAAGTTTTGCCTATTAGTAATAAGAGTAAAAAAATAAGAAGGGCAAAGAGTCCACTTGTAAAGGGATTTCTTATTGTATTTACAAGTGGTTTCATTATAGATTCCCTTGCAAGCATTATTGTGAAAATCATTAATAGAACAACTCCACCCACATAAACTAAAATCTGTGTCCATCCGACAAAATCAAAACCAAGGAAAAGATATAAAACTCCTGTTCCAAGAAGTGTTACTCCAAGATATAATGCACTTCTGAATAAATCCCTTGTTAAAACAGTCATAAGTCCTGAAATTCCTGTTATTACAAATGTTATCCAGAATATTATTTTCATTTTTATTCCTCCTTTTTAACAGAAATTTTTTCTCTTCTTGGAGGTGTTTGCATATTTCTTAAAGCGCTACCTGTGCTTATTGAACTCTCATATTTTTTTCCATATTCTACCATCTTAGGAAGGGTTAAAAACATTTCTTCATGAGATAAAGCAGCCCAACCTGGAATTTTTAACATAACAATTGCATCAGTTGGACATACCTGAACACAGAGTTCACAGGCGAGACAGGCATGAAGCTCAAGGGTGAATTTTTCTGGATATGTTTTACCCTTTTTACTTTTTTCTTTTGCTGGAACTACAGTTATTATCTCAGAAGGACAAATCTGCTCACACAATCTGCAAGCAATACATTTTAATTCTCCATCCTCATCAAGTGGCAAAGCAAATAGAGGTCCTCTATATCTTTGGGGTATTTCTTTCTTTTTGTCAGGATACATTATTGTAAAAGTTTCTCTAAAAAAATTTTTTATTGTAATTTTTAAAACATTCAAAATTTTTAACATTTTATCCTCCTTTAAAAGAAGATTTTATATAGACCTGCTAAAAATAGATTTATAAGGGAAATTGGAAAGAGATATTTCCATGAGAATAAAATTAGCCTGTCAATTCTTATTCTTACAAAAGACCATCGAACTAAAAGGAATAGAATGAGCATAAAGAAGCTCTTAAAAATTAGCCAGAGGACTTGGTATACCCATTCAGGACCTATTTTAGGATAGAATCCCCTGTATCCACCAAGAAACAAAATAGCTCCAAGAACTGAAAGCGCAAAAATATGTGTATACTCAGCTGCATAGAAAAGTGCAAATTTGGTGCTGGAATATTCCACATTGTATGCTGCAACAAGTTCGCTTTCTGCTTCAGGCACATCAAAGGGGACTTTGTTTTCTTCTGCAAGCCCAGCAATAAGAAAAATAATAAAACTAATCCAACCAAAAACAGGATAAAGGGCATAGGGTATTTTCTGACTCGCAACTATATCACTTGTTTTTAGAGATCCAGCGAGGATAACTGGAACAAGAACTGAAAATAAAAGGGGAATTTCATAAGAAACAACCTGTGCTCCTGCTCTAAAGGCTGAAAGTAAGGCATATT of candidate division WOR-3 bacterium contains these proteins:
- the nuoH gene encoding NADH-quinone oxidoreductase subunit NuoH gives rise to the protein MGNIILITTIYILVTLTIVLYLTWFERKFAARIHTRVGPYYVGRPHGFLQPVADVLKLFLKEDIVPEQADKTIFNIAPIIVFIGALLAFSVLPAAKNIYISDLSVGIIYFFAVSSLIIFGVFLAGWGSNSKYALLSAFRAGAQVVSYEIPLLFSVLVPVILAGSLKTSDIVASQKIPYALYPVFGWISFIIFLIAGLAEENKVPFDVPEAESELVAAYNVEYSSTKFALFYAAEYTHIFALSVLGAILFLGGYRGFYPKIGPEWVYQVLWLIFKSFFMLILFLLVRWSFVRIRIDRLILFSWKYLFPISLINLFLAGLYKIFF
- a CDS encoding 4Fe-4S dicluster domain-containing protein; amino-acid sequence: MLKILNVLKITIKNFFRETFTIMYPDKKKEIPQRYRGPLFALPLDEDGELKCIACRLCEQICPSEIITVVPAKEKSKKGKTYPEKFTLELHACLACELCVQVCPTDAIVMLKIPGWAALSHEEMFLTLPKMVEYGKKYESSISTGSALRNMQTPPRREKISVKKEE
- a CDS encoding NADH-quinone oxidoreductase subunit J encodes the protein MKIIFWITFVITGISGLMTVLTRDLFRSALYLGVTLLGTGVLYLFLGFDFVGWTQILVYVGGVVLLMIFTIMLARESIMKPLVNTIRNPFTSGLFALLIFLLLLLIGKTFYFSPYGLEKDVNFLPYLIFQSKYVLPFEILSILLLAGFIGAILIARRD
- the nuoL gene encoding NADH-quinone oxidoreductase subunit L; protein product: MDLSLLALISWWAPFFSFLIIGIFIRNYGKLSAFLSISAIFLSLILSTLILINIEKIENPILKNLLWLPYGTKAGIPGSESILFGLFLDKLSAIMLFVVALVAFAVQVYSIGYMHEESSPSLGRYYAYHSLFAFSMIGLTLSKNILQMFVFWELVGVCSYLLIGFYYYKPEAARAALKAFWITKLGDVGFMIGILTLYFNFGNLDIYNLISSPSILKAQGSLSSLILLLLFCGAIGKSAQFPLHIWLPDAMEGPTPVSALIHAATMVAAGVYMVSRLFPVYVEFPDVMWVITILGSFTAFFSATMALVQEDIKRILAYSTISQLGYMMAGLGAGSLNAGFFHLFTHAFFKALLFLGAGAAIHAVHSNSIWDMGGLFKKTPITSISFLIGALALAGIPPFSGFYSKEEIILTVYSYPNKIPFLFLALTIFLTAFYMGRAYTVAFLNKPRTKEAEHAHDPDLSMKFSLVLLSLFSIFAGFYAEKISHLLSYLEGEKVLKETESVKILSLLLALTGILSSYYVYSRALEFASNLKTKFSFIYITLKRRYYVDDAFEWIYRRILIFLSVFASWWDRHIVDGIVNWVIYTTGRIGKSLRVIQTGVIQDYLFYIAIGSTIMLLLILRGF
- the nuoK gene encoding NADH-quinone oxidoreductase subunit NuoK; translation: MELKSLFYLSIFLFSLGLYGVLSRRNALGILIALELIFNSANLNFGIFSLAWGNPAGVMTIVFGIGITAIEVVLGFAIVILLFRLRKTSNADEVEILKG